One genomic window of Manihot esculenta cultivar AM560-2 chromosome 16, M.esculenta_v8, whole genome shotgun sequence includes the following:
- the LOC110603046 gene encoding gamma-glutamylcyclotransferase 2-2, whose product MVFWVFGYGSLVWNPGFEYDEKVIGFIKDYRRVFDLACIDHRGTPDRPARTCTLENIEGAVCWGAAYCVRGGAEKERVAMEYLERRECEYDKKSLVDFYKDADPSEPAITGVIVFTSTPDKISNKYYLGPAPLDEMARQIATAYGPCGNNRDYLFLLEKAMHDIGHEDDMVIELANEVRKVLGIVGNEIFKEMLAGPALKSHMASLQLRPLPEAMALDS is encoded by the exons ATGGTTTTCTGGGTTTTTGGCTATGGCTCATTGGTGTGGAACCCTGGATTTGAATACGATGAGAAAGTTATAGGCTTCATCAAGGATTATAGGCGTGTATTTGATCTTG CTTGCATTGATCACAGAGGTACACCTGATCGTCCTGCAAGAACTTGCACATTGGAAAACATTGAGGGAGCTGTTTGC TGGGGTGCTGCTTACTGTGTTCGTGGAGGAGCTGAAAAGGAAAGAGTGGCAATGGAG TATCTGGAGCGGAGAGAATGTGAATATGATAAAAAATCCCTTGTCGACTTTTACAAG GATGCGGATCCCTCAGAGCCTGCTATAACAGGAGTTATAGT TTTCACTTCCACTCCGGATAAAATATCAAACAAGTACTACTTGGGACCTGCCCCCTTGGATGAAATGGCCCG GCAAATTGCAACCGCGTATGGACCATGCGGGAACAACAGAGACTATCTGTTCCTTCTGGAGAAAGCCATGCATGATATTG GTCATGAGGATGACATGGTGATTGAGCTAGCGAATGAAGTAAGGAAGGTACTTGGAATTGTAGGAAACGAGATTTTCAAGGAGATGCTGGCTGGTCCGGCGCTTAAATCGCATATGGCATCTCTTCAACTGCGTCCACTTCCTGAAGCCATGGCCCTGGACTcctag
- the LOC110604149 gene encoding trihelix transcription factor ASR3: protein MEATEATNEFQKKGTKRKKGVEDSSKKSCDAGAPRTTRSQVAPDWTTKEALILVNEIAAVEGDCLRVLSSYQKWKIIVENCTVLDVPRTANQCRSKWNSLLAEYNQIKQWDSKSKTDSYCFLGCEKRKQLGLPENFDEELFKAIDDYVRAQKNCPDTDPDTDTEAQADLLGVIAKLGSKKKLRTLLGEKPQNCCRKEPHLEVHTEEEPQNSLKEENPQMCCEKEKPQNIHAEEMPQKTLMEEKPKNDYMQKKKMTAAEEMEHMMVERLRENAELIHAMVQTNLPEVADFGATDFVRGQGDKIIARLGDIVNILNQYPHLAQASD, encoded by the exons ATGGAAGCGACAGAAGCTACCAACGAGTTTCAAAAGAAAGGCACGAAGCGTAAGAAGGGAGTGGAAGATAGTAGTAAGAAATCATGCGATGCGGGTGCTCCCCGTACTACGCGTTCTCAGGTAGCCCCAGACTGGACCACTAAGGAAGCACTCATTCTTGTTAACGAGATTGCTGCTGTTGAAGGAGATTGTTTAAGAGTTCTGTCTTCCTACCAGAAATGGAAAATTATAGTGGAAAATTGTACTGTGTTGGATGTACCACGCACTGCTAATCAGTGTAGGAGCAAGTGGAATTCCTTGCTGGCTGAGTACAACCAGATCAAACAATGGGATTCCAAGTCCAAGACCGATTCTTATTGCTTTTTGGGTTGTGAAAAGAGAAAACAATTAGGACTTCCAGAGAATTTTGATGAGGAGCTCTTCAAAGCTATTGACGATTATGTAAGGGCACAGAAGAACTGCCCCGATACTGATCCAGATACTGATACGGAAGCACAGGCTGACCTGCTTGGTGTAATCGCAAAACTTG GGTCCAAAAAAAAACTTAGAACCCTACTGGGAGAAAAGCCTCAGAATTGCTGCAGAAAGGAACCACATCTGGAAGTCCATACTGAAGAGGAGCCTCAGAATAGTTTGAAGGAAGAAAATCCTCAGATGTGCTGTGAAAAGGAAAAGCCTCAGAATATCCATGCAGAAGAGATGCCTCAGAAGACTCTTATGGAAGAGAAGCCTAAAAATGACTACATGCAAAAAAAGAAGATGACTGCTGCAGAAGAAATGGAGCATATGATGGTGGAGAGGCTGCGAGAGAATGCAGAATTGATTCATGCTATGGTTCAAACCAACCTTCCTGAGGTAGCAGACTTTGGGGCCACAGATTTTGTAAGAGGTCAAGGGGACAAGATTATTGCTCGCCTTGGAGATATTGTAAACATCCTTAACCAATATCCTCACCTTGCCCAAGCAAGTGACTAG